Proteins from a genomic interval of Sphingobacterium sp. SYP-B4668:
- a CDS encoding metallophosphoesterase family protein: protein MKVIKLVWITVLFYCSIPSFAQQAQENFSFVFMTDVHLKNEPHIISGFRRAMDKINVLDPDFILSGGDQVFDVMRGNEAVSDSLFQLYANETKALRAPVYNCIGNHELFGIYKESPTDSTHRLYKYGLYKKYFEELYYSFDYKGWHFVVLNNLDAASYAYFASFDQQQLDWLKNDLSNISPSTPVVIMMHVPIVSVQNQLDIPQNGVSMGPNIRNRDVLLEMIEPYNIQLVLQGHLHYFEDIQVKGKTRFITGSAIAGRPSWRGQRNGPPGFLKFEVTGSSYTYKFVEF from the coding sequence ATGAAGGTTATTAAACTCGTATGGATTACTGTACTTTTCTATTGCAGTATTCCCTCCTTTGCCCAGCAGGCACAAGAAAATTTTAGTTTCGTATTCATGACAGATGTGCACTTAAAAAATGAACCTCACATCATTTCGGGTTTCCGGCGGGCAATGGACAAGATTAATGTGCTAGATCCCGATTTCATTCTTTCCGGTGGCGATCAGGTCTTTGATGTCATGCGGGGTAATGAAGCCGTTTCAGATTCACTATTCCAATTGTATGCTAATGAAACGAAAGCTTTGAGAGCACCCGTATACAATTGCATCGGCAATCATGAATTGTTCGGAATCTACAAAGAGAGCCCTACAGACTCCACACATCGATTGTACAAATACGGCTTATATAAAAAATATTTTGAGGAGTTGTATTATTCCTTTGATTACAAAGGTTGGCATTTTGTTGTCTTGAATAATTTGGATGCGGCCAGTTATGCTTACTTCGCCTCCTTTGATCAGCAGCAGTTAGACTGGCTGAAAAATGACCTATCAAACATCTCTCCTTCGACACCCGTTGTCATCATGATGCATGTCCCCATTGTATCCGTTCAAAATCAATTGGATATTCCTCAAAATGGTGTCAGTATGGGGCCGAATATTCGGAACAGAGACGTCCTCCTTGAAATGATAGAGCCATACAATATCCAACTGGTCCTGCAGGGACATTTGCATTATTTCGAAGATATTCAGGTCAAAGGCAAGACGCGGTTTATCACAGGAAGCGCTATCGCTGGGCGACCATCGTGGCGAGGCCAAAGAAATGGCCCCCCCGGTTTTCTGAAATTTGAGGTCACAGGAAGCAGTTATACCTACAAGTTCGTAGAGTTTTAG
- a CDS encoding RagB/SusD family nutrient uptake outer membrane protein translates to MKPIYLLISSLLILTASCKDSILNETPPNLITTETLYTDYSGFDAGVNGLYALIRLTDEGLDGGSSLTSDLFKLGTDNLVSNHQVSPYNSVTTRWGVNNNSTNSFYSGTFSWLYRIVNSANTIIEQAENIEVDWQASGKSNIENKNYILANAKATRAWAYRHLSYLWGDVPLNLNSTKGSNIVTNWKRTPKGDVQKLIVEDLKFALQHIPIEPLAGRISKGAVGHFLAETYFNLHRLDSAAFYAEQVVQNSSYKLVNARYGVKKGQPGVPFMDMFIDGNTNRSEGNTEALWVFQFERQTVGGGNNSFVKRHHISRYNSIKVNGINPLKFSVERGGRGLGRNSLTKFAIDLYEPQDHRGSEYAIRKFFILRNAVQNAPAEADLLPTGYQYGDTLHLDWKTDISETNNALVNWPYSRKVEYTDSENIAGDLDYKDQIYLRLADTYLLYAEILFAQSKAKEAADMINIVRRRAGASEISSSQVNIDFILDERSRELVLEEDRRYTLLRHQKWIERTRKYNKNGGQYITERDTLFPIPQIVIDANLTEKMKQNEGY, encoded by the coding sequence ATGAAACCAATATATCTGTTAATATCTTCACTATTAATATTAACTGCATCTTGTAAAGATAGCATCTTAAACGAGACGCCCCCTAACCTGATTACCACCGAAACGCTATACACGGATTATTCGGGGTTTGATGCCGGGGTTAATGGTTTGTATGCCCTCATTAGGCTGACCGATGAAGGTTTAGACGGAGGATCATCCCTAACGAGTGATTTATTCAAATTAGGTACAGACAATCTAGTTTCGAATCATCAAGTATCACCATACAACTCCGTTACGACCCGTTGGGGGGTAAATAACAATTCGACCAATAGCTTCTATAGCGGAACTTTTAGCTGGTTGTATCGTATTGTCAATTCGGCAAATACGATTATTGAACAGGCTGAAAATATAGAAGTCGACTGGCAGGCCTCAGGAAAGTCTAATATAGAGAATAAAAACTATATATTAGCCAATGCGAAGGCAACACGAGCTTGGGCATATCGTCATTTGAGCTATCTGTGGGGAGATGTTCCACTCAATCTGAATAGTACAAAAGGATCCAATATTGTCACGAATTGGAAGCGGACTCCAAAGGGCGATGTTCAAAAGTTAATAGTAGAAGATTTGAAATTTGCGTTACAACATATACCGATAGAACCTTTAGCAGGACGTATTTCCAAAGGCGCCGTTGGACATTTTTTGGCGGAAACTTACTTCAATCTCCATCGACTGGATTCGGCGGCCTTCTATGCTGAACAAGTGGTCCAAAATTCCAGTTACAAATTAGTAAATGCTAGATATGGAGTAAAAAAGGGACAACCCGGTGTCCCTTTTATGGATATGTTTATCGATGGCAATACCAATCGGTCCGAAGGTAATACCGAAGCTTTATGGGTTTTTCAATTTGAAAGGCAGACTGTCGGTGGAGGCAATAATAGTTTCGTTAAGAGACATCATATCAGTCGTTACAACTCCATTAAAGTGAATGGTATCAATCCTTTAAAATTTAGTGTGGAGCGAGGGGGACGCGGACTTGGCCGGAATTCCCTTACCAAATTTGCAATCGACCTGTACGAACCGCAGGATCACCGAGGGAGTGAGTATGCCATTCGCAAATTTTTTATCTTGAGAAATGCTGTTCAAAATGCACCAGCAGAAGCCGATCTTTTACCCACAGGATATCAGTATGGCGATACCTTACATCTTGATTGGAAGACAGATATCAGCGAGACCAATAATGCTTTAGTCAATTGGCCATATTCTCGTAAAGTTGAGTATACTGATTCCGAGAATATTGCTGGTGACCTTGACTACAAAGACCAAATCTATTTAAGATTGGCCGATACATATTTATTATATGCTGAAATATTATTTGCACAAAGCAAAGCTAAAGAAGCTGCAGATATGATCAACATTGTCCGTAGGCGTGCGGGAGCATCTGAGATCAGTTCATCGCAAGTCAATATCGATTTCATCTTAGACGAGCGCTCAAGAGAGCTTGTCCTCGAAGAGGATAGGAGATACACGTTATTGAGACATCAAAAATGGATCGAGCGCACCCGAAAATACAATAAAAATGGAGGACAATATATCACCGAAAGAGATACACTATTTCCGATACCTCAAATCGTAATCGATGCAAATTTAACTGAAAAAATGAAGCAAAATGAAGGTTATTAA
- a CDS encoding SusC/RagA family TonB-linked outer membrane protein — MKFTTLFLLICTMHLSATSFSQTVSIDSKEKPAIDVLHHIKKQTGFNFLFNDRLTALDRKVDISANQMSLTNFLTRLLNPLDLKYVINGQTIFISQKNSNLIQSYIKHGIVRDSTGHIIVAVTIRNLRSKKETFSSNDGTFTIEVRHGDELEFSALGYQGRILKVSDKDISDVVLSAQVDHLDEVVVVGYGTQKRRDVTGAISSVPKDRLEMIPQINIAQAIQGAIPGVVVQQSMGGSNPQSSILIRGRNSILASNEPLIVMDGIPYPGNLSDINVNEVKSIDVLKDASATAIYGSRGANGVIIITTKTGSGQHGTRLAYDGKFSFQSANDMPSFMDAAMFRKFKEEREPGNLTQTEEVNWNEGLWTDWKKEALRDGYAVHNNITVDGTADKTNFLLSANHLKVQGQTLNDEFERINGRVAIQTQLSKTIKIGTNTQISSLDFGGAPIDWEDVLRINPLLSAYDAEGRLLMYPWPEFTDIVNPLEPMHYEYEKKSFQILSNNFLEIQIPFIEGLSYKTNFGVQRQWGNMSNYRDRTTAVGFTKQGYYTAENSRNNYLLWENIMSYRRSFGQHQFDWTALYSYEKNKTDVSSLEASGFPHDFINQYAIAQADYKLPSFDYSQTILLSQMLRMNYNYDGRYLLTVTGRRDGYSGFGQNKKWGLFPSLGLGWNLTQEHFGLNAYFQELKIRGSYGVNGNQAVKAYETISRLTENNNVSGTSPLPGYVPTKLGQDELGWESSKTLNVGLDFAVLNNRLSGSVNYYQTDTYDLLLNRTISPVHGITSITQNIGKTNNNGLEAIVNFEAITKGDFKWFSSFNFASNSNKIVSLYGIKGEDGKEIDDLANLWFIGQPISINQDWKFIGVWQTDENAEAAKYQYIPGDSKFLDVDGDYKKENEDKVFLGQRDPKFTWGFTNNFSYKGISLSVFLHGIHGVTRLNSLLQDASSSSGVRRNVIAKNWWTPENPTNEYYANTIKTQTLPIYQDASFVRVKDITLSYNFPGNFEETLGMKNLRVYANVRNPHTWTKWTTNDPELDFGRGGQPLAKEFVIGLNFNY; from the coding sequence GAGAAGCCGGCTATTGATGTACTACATCACATAAAAAAGCAGACAGGTTTTAACTTTTTATTTAACGACCGACTTACAGCGTTAGATAGAAAAGTAGATATTTCGGCCAATCAGATGTCTTTAACGAATTTCTTAACACGGCTTCTTAATCCGCTGGATCTTAAATATGTCATCAATGGACAAACTATTTTTATAAGTCAAAAAAACAGTAATCTTATTCAGTCGTACATCAAGCATGGGATAGTCCGAGATAGCACAGGCCACATAATTGTAGCTGTTACCATTCGAAATCTTCGTTCAAAGAAAGAAACCTTTAGCTCCAATGATGGAACATTCACCATCGAAGTGCGACATGGAGATGAGCTAGAATTTAGTGCTTTAGGATATCAGGGACGTATTTTAAAGGTCAGTGATAAAGATATTTCGGATGTCGTCCTTTCTGCTCAGGTCGATCATTTAGATGAAGTTGTTGTCGTTGGTTATGGAACGCAAAAGCGGCGCGATGTGACCGGTGCAATTAGCTCTGTACCAAAGGATCGTCTTGAAATGATACCCCAGATCAATATCGCGCAAGCTATCCAAGGGGCTATTCCCGGTGTCGTCGTGCAACAATCGATGGGTGGCTCTAATCCGCAAAGTTCAATACTAATTCGAGGGCGAAATTCCATATTGGCAAGTAACGAACCATTGATCGTGATGGATGGTATACCTTACCCTGGAAATCTCAGCGACATTAATGTGAATGAAGTCAAATCCATCGACGTTTTGAAAGATGCATCCGCCACCGCTATCTATGGGTCAAGAGGAGCCAATGGTGTCATCATCATCACAACCAAAACCGGCAGCGGCCAGCATGGGACTAGATTGGCATATGATGGCAAGTTTTCTTTTCAATCTGCCAATGATATGCCCTCTTTTATGGACGCAGCAATGTTTCGAAAATTCAAAGAAGAGCGTGAACCTGGTAATTTGACACAAACGGAAGAAGTCAATTGGAACGAAGGACTTTGGACAGATTGGAAGAAAGAAGCACTGCGAGATGGTTACGCAGTCCACAACAATATTACAGTCGATGGTACCGCTGATAAAACTAACTTTCTTCTATCTGCAAATCATTTAAAGGTCCAAGGGCAGACATTGAACGATGAATTTGAAAGAATTAACGGTCGCGTAGCAATTCAAACCCAATTGTCAAAAACGATAAAAATAGGGACCAATACTCAAATAAGTAGCCTTGATTTCGGAGGTGCGCCTATCGATTGGGAAGACGTTCTTAGGATTAACCCACTTCTAAGTGCGTATGATGCTGAAGGTCGATTGTTAATGTACCCCTGGCCTGAGTTTACAGATATAGTCAATCCTTTGGAGCCAATGCACTATGAGTATGAAAAAAAGAGCTTTCAGATACTTAGTAACAATTTCCTAGAAATCCAAATACCCTTTATTGAAGGATTGAGTTATAAAACAAACTTTGGTGTGCAACGCCAATGGGGAAATATGAGCAATTACCGAGACCGAACCACTGCAGTAGGTTTTACAAAGCAAGGCTATTATACTGCTGAAAATAGTCGCAATAATTATCTATTATGGGAGAATATCATGAGTTATCGGAGATCATTTGGCCAACACCAATTTGATTGGACTGCCCTCTATAGTTATGAAAAAAATAAGACCGATGTATCTTCATTAGAAGCCAGCGGATTTCCACATGATTTTATCAATCAATATGCAATAGCCCAAGCAGATTATAAGCTACCTTCTTTTGATTATTCCCAAACGATTCTATTGAGTCAGATGCTGCGTATGAATTATAATTATGACGGTCGCTATCTCTTAACAGTTACAGGACGCCGTGACGGCTATTCTGGTTTCGGACAAAACAAAAAATGGGGACTATTCCCATCCCTGGGATTGGGATGGAACTTGACGCAGGAGCATTTTGGGTTGAATGCGTACTTTCAAGAACTAAAAATAAGAGGATCATACGGAGTAAATGGAAATCAAGCTGTAAAAGCGTATGAGACAATATCTCGATTGACAGAAAATAATAACGTATCCGGAACCTCTCCGTTGCCCGGATATGTACCCACTAAGCTTGGACAAGACGAGCTAGGGTGGGAAAGCAGCAAAACGCTGAATGTAGGATTGGATTTTGCAGTTCTTAATAATCGATTGAGTGGCTCTGTCAATTACTATCAAACAGATACCTATGATCTTTTGCTCAATAGGACGATTTCTCCAGTTCATGGGATTACCTCAATCACACAAAATATTGGTAAGACAAACAATAATGGATTAGAAGCAATTGTCAATTTTGAGGCAATCACTAAAGGCGATTTCAAGTGGTTCAGCAGTTTCAATTTTGCAAGTAATAGCAACAAAATCGTGTCTTTGTATGGTATCAAAGGAGAAGACGGTAAAGAAATTGATGACCTTGCTAATCTTTGGTTTATTGGGCAACCGATTAGTATTAATCAGGATTGGAAATTCATTGGAGTATGGCAGACGGATGAAAACGCTGAGGCCGCAAAATACCAATATATCCCAGGAGACTCCAAATTCCTTGACGTTGACGGAGATTATAAAAAAGAGAATGAGGATAAAGTGTTTTTAGGTCAAAGAGATCCAAAGTTCACATGGGGGTTTACCAATAATTTCAGTTACAAAGGAATTTCTCTTTCTGTTTTTTTACATGGGATACATGGTGTTACGCGTCTTAATTCATTACTGCAGGATGCTTCGTCCAGTTCTGGTGTTCGCAGGAATGTCATCGCCAAAAACTGGTGGACCCCTGAGAATCCAACAAATGAATATTATGCAAACACCATAAAAACACAAACCTTACCCATTTATCAAGATGCTTCATTCGTACGAGTGAAGGATATTACACTTTCCTATAATTTTCCTGGAAATTTCGAAGAAACGCTAGGGATGAAAAACCTTAGGGTATATGCTAATGTTAGAAACCCCCATACCTGGACAAAATGGACGACAAATGACCCTGAGCTAGATTTTGGACGGGGTGGGCAGCCATTAGCCAAAGAATTTGTAATAGGCCTAAATTTCAATTATTAA